A portion of the Aquicoccus sp. G2-2 genome contains these proteins:
- a CDS encoding flagellin: MALTSIGDLANTVLLRHTNARLNAEMTQLTQEMASGETADIARHLHGDYAHFGDIEHDTRMLSRYESAAKDATLLTSAMQAALGTAQSTTGALATDLIEQSSGGLSVGWQAASGNAVQAFDTLISALNTDVAGRALFAGQTTDGAPFASSGAFLAALKPALAGATTLNDITTALDTWFDTPGGGFETLGYNGSDQSLAPFLIGEGETVNLDLRGDSPAIRDLLKNTAMAALASDPDLGFSSDLQKGLLASAGEALLGNQDALTGLRADLGYAEARIEESRSRISAEKSSLELARNALVGVDPYETATRLKNVQFQLESLYSATASLSRLSLVGYLK, translated from the coding sequence ATGGCCCTCACTTCAATCGGCGATCTGGCGAATACCGTGCTGCTGCGTCACACCAATGCCCGGCTGAACGCCGAAATGACCCAATTGACACAGGAAATGGCCAGCGGCGAAACCGCCGACATCGCCCGCCATCTGCACGGCGATTATGCCCATTTCGGTGATATCGAACATGATACGCGCATGTTGTCGCGCTATGAATCGGCCGCCAAAGACGCCACTTTGCTCACCTCGGCCATGCAAGCGGCTCTCGGCACGGCGCAATCCACGACCGGCGCGCTTGCCACCGATCTGATTGAACAAAGCTCCGGCGGGCTTTCGGTGGGATGGCAGGCCGCCTCCGGCAATGCCGTGCAAGCGTTCGATACGCTAATCTCCGCGCTCAACACGGATGTTGCCGGGCGCGCCCTTTTCGCCGGGCAGACAACCGATGGCGCGCCGTTTGCTTCCTCGGGCGCATTTCTCGCCGCCCTCAAACCCGCGCTTGCCGGTGCGACGACGTTGAATGACATCACCACCGCGCTCGACACATGGTTCGACACGCCCGGCGGCGGGTTCGAAACCCTGGGCTACAACGGCAGCGATCAAAGCCTGGCACCGTTCCTGATCGGCGAAGGCGAAACCGTCAATCTCGATCTGCGTGGCGATAGCCCGGCAATCCGCGATCTGCTGAAAAACACCGCGATGGCCGCGCTCGCCTCCGATCCCGACCTCGGGTTTTCAAGTGACCTCCAAAAAGGGCTGCTTGCCAGCGCCGGGGAAGCCTTGCTCGGCAATCAAGACGCGCTGACCGGGCTGCGCGCCGATCTCGGCTATGCCGAAGCCCGGATCGAGGAAAGCCGGAGCCGCATTTCGGCCGAAAAATCCAGCCTTGAGCTTGCCCGCAACGCGCTTGTCGGCGTCGATCCTTATGAAACCGCGACCCGGCTCAAAAACGTGCAATTCCAACTCGAAAGCCTTTATTCAGCCACCGCAAGCCTGTCGCGCCTGTCACTGGTGGGGTATCTGAAATGA